A window of the Ipomoea triloba cultivar NCNSP0323 chromosome 14, ASM357664v1 genome harbors these coding sequences:
- the LOC116005322 gene encoding serine/threonine-protein phosphatase BSL3 isoform X2, with amino-acid sequence MDVDSTMTTGSDHDPAVQNNGPSSEQLGDESSAVGSQSQASPAQQQPSSPSQAQPQQQNTSPVAGPRCAPTYSVLQPIIEKTEDGPGPRCGHTLTAVPPVGEEGMPGYIGPRLILFGGATALEGNSTASGTPSSAGSAGIRLAGATADVHCYDVLTNKWSRITPIGEPPTPRAAHVATAVGTMVVIQGGIGPAGLSAEDLHVLDLTQQRPRWHRVVVQGPGPGPRYGHVMALVGQRYLMAIGGNDGKRPLADVWALDTAAKPYEWRKLEPEGEGPPPCMYATASARSDGLLLLCGGRDANSVPLASAYGLAKHRDGRWEWAIAPGVSPSPRYQHAAVFVNARLHVSGGALGGGRMVEDSSSVAVLDTAAGVWCDTKSVVTSPRPGRYSADAAGGDAAVELTRRCRHAAAAVGDLIFIYGGLRGGVLLDDLLVAEDLAAAETTSAASHAAAAAAANVPPGRLQGRYGYVDERTRQTVPEAVNDGSVVLGNPVAPPVNGDMYTDISTENAMLQGTRRLSKGVEYLVEASAAEAEAISATLAAAKARQVNGEVELPDRDRGAEATPSGKQTSSLIKPESAVANNSAPPGVRLHHRAVVVAAETGGALGGMVRQLSIDQFENEGRRVSYGTPENATAARKLLDRQMSINSVPKKVIAHLLKPRGWKPPVRRQFFLDCNEIADLCDNAERIFSSEPSVLQLKAPIKIFGDLHGQFGDLMRLFDEYGSPSTAGDIAYIDYLFLGDYVDRGQHSLETITLLLALKVEYPHNVHLIRGNHEAADINALFGFRIECIERMGERDGIWAWHRINRLFNWLPLAALIEKKIICMHGGIGRSINHVEQIENIQRPITMEAGSIVLMDLLWSDPTENDSVEGLRPNARGPGLVTFGPDRVMEFCNNNDLQLIVRAHECVMDGFERFAQGHLITLFSATNYCGTANNAGAILVLGRDLVVVPKLIHPLPPAISSPETSPERHIEDTWMQELNANRPPTPTRGRPPVTNDRVICT; translated from the exons ATGGACGTGGATTCGACGATGACAACGGGGTCTGATCACGATCCAGCTGTTCAGAATAACGGGCCGAGCTCCGAGCAGCTCGGGGACGAGTCTTCTGCTGTAGGATCTCAATCACAGGCTTCTCCGGCTCAACAGCAGCCGTCATCGCCTTCACAGGCTCAGCCTCAGCAGCAGAATACTAGTCCTGTTGCTGGGCCGAGATGTGCTCCCACCTACTCAGTGCTGCAGCCTATTATTGAGAAGACGGAGGATGGGCCGGGACCACGGTGTGGCCACACGCTAACGGCTGTGCCACCTGTTGGAGAGGAGGGCATGCCGGGATATATTGGTCCTAGGCTTATTCTCTTTGGTGGTGCCACTGCGCTTGAGGGGAATTCTACAGCATCAGGGACTCCATCATCTGCTGGAAGTGCTGGAATTC GTTTAGCAGGGGCTACAGCTGATGTGCACTGTTATGATGTGTTGACTAATAAATGGTCCAG AATTACACCAATTGGAGAGCCTCCCACTCCAAGGGCAGCCCATGTGGCTACTGCTGTTGGTACTATGGTTGTTATTCAG GGTGGAATTGGACCAGCTGGTTTATCTGCAGAGGACCTTCATGTTTTGGATCTTACACAACAACGGCCACGGTGGCATAG GGTTGTGGTACAAGGCCCTGGGCCAGGGCCTCGCTATGGGCATGTCATGGCTTTGGTAGGACAAAGATATCTCATGGCAATTGGTGGAAATGATG GCAAACGACCTTTAGCAGATGTTTGGGCCTTGGATACAGCAGCAAAGCCATATGAATGGCGCAAGCTGGAACCAGAGGGTGAAGGTCCACCTCCTTGCAT GTATGCCACGGCAAGTGCACGCTCTGATGGTCTTCTTCTACTTTGTGGCGGGAGGGATGCAAACAGTGTG CCATTGGCAAGTGCATATGGACTTGCCAAGCATAGAGATGGTCGTTGGGAGTGGGCTATTGCTCCAGGTGTATCACCATCTCCTAGATATCAACATGCTGCT GTATTTGTTAATGCACGGCTCCACGTATCAGGAGGAGCACTTGGTGGTGGGCGCATGGTTGAGGACTCCTCCAGTGTGGCAG TTCTAGATACTGCTGCTGGGGTGTGGTGTGATACAAAATCTGTTGTTACTAGCCCAAGGCCTGGCAGATACAGTGCAGATGCTGCTGGCGGGGACGCTGCAGTTGAATTGACAAGGCGATGCAGAcatgctgctgctgctgttggtGACTTGATCTTTATTTATGGTGGCTTACGCGGTG GAGTGTTGCTAGATGACTTACTTGTTGCTGAAGATTTGGCTGCTGCTGAAACAACAAGTGCAGCATCACATGCAGCAGCAGCTGCTGCTGCAAATGTACCACCTGGGAGGCTACAAGGCCGGTATGGATATGTTGATGAAAGGACGAGACAAACAGTTCCTGAAGCAGTTAATGATGGTTCAGTTGTTCTGGGAAATCCTGTTGCTCCCCCTGTAAATGGTGATATGTATACTGATATAAGCACTGAAAATGCCATGCTTCAAGGGACTCG GAGATTGAGCAAAGGTGTTGAATATCTGGTTGAGGCATCTGCAGCTGAAGCAGAGGCTATAAGTGCTACACTGGCTGCTGCCAAAGCTCGGCAAGTTAATGGAGAAGTTGAATTGCCAGATCGGGACCGTGGTGCTGAGGCAACACCTAGTGGAAAACAAACGTCAAGCTTGATCAAACCTGAGTCTGCTGTAGCAAACAATTCTGCACCCCCTGGAGTTCGATTGCATCACCGTGCT GTTGTTGTTGCTGCGGAGACAGGTGGAGCTCTTGGTGGTATGGTTAGACAGCTTTCCATTGATCAATTTGAAAATGAAGGCAGGCGGGTTAGTTATGGGACTCCAGAAAATGCAACAGCAGCAAGAAAACTTTTGGATCGACAAATGTCTATCAATAGTGTGCCTAAAAAG GTCATTGCTCATCTTTTAAAACCTCGTGGTTGGAAACCTCCTGTTCGACGGCAATTTTTCTTGGATTGCAATGAGATAGCAGATCTTTGTGACAATGCTGAAAGAATATTTTCTAGTGAACCTAGTGTTCTACAGCTTAAAGCTCCTATTAAGATTTTTGGCGATTTGCATGGGCAATTTGGGGATCTTATGCGGCTTTTTGACGAGTATGGGTCCCCATCAACTGCTGGGGATATAGC GTACATTGATTACCTCTTTCTAGGAGACTATGTGGATCGAGGCCAGCACAGTTTGGAGACCATAACTCTTCTCTTGGCTTTGAAG gtAGAATATCCTCACAATGTACACCTAATACGCGGGAATCATGAAGCTGCAGATATCAATGCACTATTTGGCTTTCGAATTGAGTGTATTGAGCGCATG GGTGAGAGAGATGGAATCTGGGCTTGGCATAGGATTAACAGACTATTTAACTGGCTTCCTCTTGCTGCATTGATTGAGAAGAAAATTATCTGTATGCATGGTGGTATTGGGCGGTCAATCAATCATGTCGaacaaattgaaaatattcAGCGCCCTATTACTATGGAAGCAGGCTCAATTGTGCTCATGGATTTGTTGTG GTCTGACCCAACAGAAAATGATAGTGTTGAGGGATTGCGCCCAAATGCCAGAGGGCCTGGATTAGTTACTTTTGGA CCTGATCGTGTGATGGAATTCTGCAACAACAATGATCTTCAATTGATAGTCCGAGCGCATGAATGTGTGATGGATGGCTTTGAACGATTTGCTCAGGGGCATTTAATTACTTTATTCTCAGCCACCAATTATTGTG GTACTGCCAACAATGCCGGTGCAATCTTGGTATTGGGTAGAGATCTTGTAGTGGTTCCAAAACTTATACATCCTTTGCCACCAGCAATTTCATCACCAGAAACTTCACCTGAGCGGCATATAGAAGATACATGGATGCAG GAGCTTAATGCTAACAGACCGCCTACACCAACTAGAGGTCGCCCTCCAGTCACAAATGATCGAG TGATCTGTACATAG
- the LOC116005322 gene encoding serine/threonine-protein phosphatase BSL3 isoform X1 codes for MDVDSTMTTGSDHDPAVQNNGPSSEQLGDESSAVGSQSQASPAQQQPSSPSQAQPQQQNTSPVAGPRCAPTYSVLQPIIEKTEDGPGPRCGHTLTAVPPVGEEGMPGYIGPRLILFGGATALEGNSTASGTPSSAGSAGIRLAGATADVHCYDVLTNKWSRITPIGEPPTPRAAHVATAVGTMVVIQGGIGPAGLSAEDLHVLDLTQQRPRWHRVVVQGPGPGPRYGHVMALVGQRYLMAIGGNDGKRPLADVWALDTAAKPYEWRKLEPEGEGPPPCMYATASARSDGLLLLCGGRDANSVPLASAYGLAKHRDGRWEWAIAPGVSPSPRYQHAAVFVNARLHVSGGALGGGRMVEDSSSVAVLDTAAGVWCDTKSVVTSPRPGRYSADAAGGDAAVELTRRCRHAAAAVGDLIFIYGGLRGGVLLDDLLVAEDLAAAETTSAASHAAAAAAANVPPGRLQGRYGYVDERTRQTVPEAVNDGSVVLGNPVAPPVNGDMYTDISTENAMLQGTRRLSKGVEYLVEASAAEAEAISATLAAAKARQVNGEVELPDRDRGAEATPSGKQTSSLIKPESAVANNSAPPGVRLHHRAVVVAAETGGALGGMVRQLSIDQFENEGRRVSYGTPENATAARKLLDRQMSINSVPKKVIAHLLKPRGWKPPVRRQFFLDCNEIADLCDNAERIFSSEPSVLQLKAPIKIFGDLHGQFGDLMRLFDEYGSPSTAGDIAYIDYLFLGDYVDRGQHSLETITLLLALKVEYPHNVHLIRGNHEAADINALFGFRIECIERMGERDGIWAWHRINRLFNWLPLAALIEKKIICMHGGIGRSINHVEQIENIQRPITMEAGSIVLMDLLWSDPTENDSVEGLRPNARGPGLVTFGPDRVMEFCNNNDLQLIVRAHECVMDGFERFAQGHLITLFSATNYCGTANNAGAILVLGRDLVVVPKLIHPLPPAISSPETSPERHIEDTWMQELNANRPPTPTRGRPPVTNDRGSLAWI; via the exons ATGGACGTGGATTCGACGATGACAACGGGGTCTGATCACGATCCAGCTGTTCAGAATAACGGGCCGAGCTCCGAGCAGCTCGGGGACGAGTCTTCTGCTGTAGGATCTCAATCACAGGCTTCTCCGGCTCAACAGCAGCCGTCATCGCCTTCACAGGCTCAGCCTCAGCAGCAGAATACTAGTCCTGTTGCTGGGCCGAGATGTGCTCCCACCTACTCAGTGCTGCAGCCTATTATTGAGAAGACGGAGGATGGGCCGGGACCACGGTGTGGCCACACGCTAACGGCTGTGCCACCTGTTGGAGAGGAGGGCATGCCGGGATATATTGGTCCTAGGCTTATTCTCTTTGGTGGTGCCACTGCGCTTGAGGGGAATTCTACAGCATCAGGGACTCCATCATCTGCTGGAAGTGCTGGAATTC GTTTAGCAGGGGCTACAGCTGATGTGCACTGTTATGATGTGTTGACTAATAAATGGTCCAG AATTACACCAATTGGAGAGCCTCCCACTCCAAGGGCAGCCCATGTGGCTACTGCTGTTGGTACTATGGTTGTTATTCAG GGTGGAATTGGACCAGCTGGTTTATCTGCAGAGGACCTTCATGTTTTGGATCTTACACAACAACGGCCACGGTGGCATAG GGTTGTGGTACAAGGCCCTGGGCCAGGGCCTCGCTATGGGCATGTCATGGCTTTGGTAGGACAAAGATATCTCATGGCAATTGGTGGAAATGATG GCAAACGACCTTTAGCAGATGTTTGGGCCTTGGATACAGCAGCAAAGCCATATGAATGGCGCAAGCTGGAACCAGAGGGTGAAGGTCCACCTCCTTGCAT GTATGCCACGGCAAGTGCACGCTCTGATGGTCTTCTTCTACTTTGTGGCGGGAGGGATGCAAACAGTGTG CCATTGGCAAGTGCATATGGACTTGCCAAGCATAGAGATGGTCGTTGGGAGTGGGCTATTGCTCCAGGTGTATCACCATCTCCTAGATATCAACATGCTGCT GTATTTGTTAATGCACGGCTCCACGTATCAGGAGGAGCACTTGGTGGTGGGCGCATGGTTGAGGACTCCTCCAGTGTGGCAG TTCTAGATACTGCTGCTGGGGTGTGGTGTGATACAAAATCTGTTGTTACTAGCCCAAGGCCTGGCAGATACAGTGCAGATGCTGCTGGCGGGGACGCTGCAGTTGAATTGACAAGGCGATGCAGAcatgctgctgctgctgttggtGACTTGATCTTTATTTATGGTGGCTTACGCGGTG GAGTGTTGCTAGATGACTTACTTGTTGCTGAAGATTTGGCTGCTGCTGAAACAACAAGTGCAGCATCACATGCAGCAGCAGCTGCTGCTGCAAATGTACCACCTGGGAGGCTACAAGGCCGGTATGGATATGTTGATGAAAGGACGAGACAAACAGTTCCTGAAGCAGTTAATGATGGTTCAGTTGTTCTGGGAAATCCTGTTGCTCCCCCTGTAAATGGTGATATGTATACTGATATAAGCACTGAAAATGCCATGCTTCAAGGGACTCG GAGATTGAGCAAAGGTGTTGAATATCTGGTTGAGGCATCTGCAGCTGAAGCAGAGGCTATAAGTGCTACACTGGCTGCTGCCAAAGCTCGGCAAGTTAATGGAGAAGTTGAATTGCCAGATCGGGACCGTGGTGCTGAGGCAACACCTAGTGGAAAACAAACGTCAAGCTTGATCAAACCTGAGTCTGCTGTAGCAAACAATTCTGCACCCCCTGGAGTTCGATTGCATCACCGTGCT GTTGTTGTTGCTGCGGAGACAGGTGGAGCTCTTGGTGGTATGGTTAGACAGCTTTCCATTGATCAATTTGAAAATGAAGGCAGGCGGGTTAGTTATGGGACTCCAGAAAATGCAACAGCAGCAAGAAAACTTTTGGATCGACAAATGTCTATCAATAGTGTGCCTAAAAAG GTCATTGCTCATCTTTTAAAACCTCGTGGTTGGAAACCTCCTGTTCGACGGCAATTTTTCTTGGATTGCAATGAGATAGCAGATCTTTGTGACAATGCTGAAAGAATATTTTCTAGTGAACCTAGTGTTCTACAGCTTAAAGCTCCTATTAAGATTTTTGGCGATTTGCATGGGCAATTTGGGGATCTTATGCGGCTTTTTGACGAGTATGGGTCCCCATCAACTGCTGGGGATATAGC GTACATTGATTACCTCTTTCTAGGAGACTATGTGGATCGAGGCCAGCACAGTTTGGAGACCATAACTCTTCTCTTGGCTTTGAAG gtAGAATATCCTCACAATGTACACCTAATACGCGGGAATCATGAAGCTGCAGATATCAATGCACTATTTGGCTTTCGAATTGAGTGTATTGAGCGCATG GGTGAGAGAGATGGAATCTGGGCTTGGCATAGGATTAACAGACTATTTAACTGGCTTCCTCTTGCTGCATTGATTGAGAAGAAAATTATCTGTATGCATGGTGGTATTGGGCGGTCAATCAATCATGTCGaacaaattgaaaatattcAGCGCCCTATTACTATGGAAGCAGGCTCAATTGTGCTCATGGATTTGTTGTG GTCTGACCCAACAGAAAATGATAGTGTTGAGGGATTGCGCCCAAATGCCAGAGGGCCTGGATTAGTTACTTTTGGA CCTGATCGTGTGATGGAATTCTGCAACAACAATGATCTTCAATTGATAGTCCGAGCGCATGAATGTGTGATGGATGGCTTTGAACGATTTGCTCAGGGGCATTTAATTACTTTATTCTCAGCCACCAATTATTGTG GTACTGCCAACAATGCCGGTGCAATCTTGGTATTGGGTAGAGATCTTGTAGTGGTTCCAAAACTTATACATCCTTTGCCACCAGCAATTTCATCACCAGAAACTTCACCTGAGCGGCATATAGAAGATACATGGATGCAG GAGCTTAATGCTAACAGACCGCCTACACCAACTAGAGGTCGCCCTCCAGTCACAAATGATCGAGGTTCTCTTGCTTGGATTTAG
- the LOC116004301 gene encoding protein FAF-like, chloroplastic — protein sequence MMSSSRCSCVSKPLVGSDCGGENWLSINKREEEDDDELMKPGQDEVWKAIQAQKQQGDGDHTNNKAPPIRSTVSWSAILLSDDQKVVLQDSPPPYIHPLLKKSSSCCLSKHSLQICTESLGSETGSDCLSSRDSDHIQNEVQDNKQAHEEEEDIFNHVKINYSKKSPSPPSSFPPPLPSLANSSVQLRSHRQGKGEGEVEGSRLILEAVSIPQRNYFHAERSHGRLLLTALTSPSSSHEEEEEAEAGDDETEEFEIHNSSSDEEGEGEGSGHATMPSFNSNTNHLYSNSGSSRSISIAEYKQQQQELLRNCKEARRRSLLTWEPPNYCIATSS from the coding sequence ATGATGTCATCATCAAGATGTAGTTGCGTGTCGAAGCCGCTTGTTGGATCAGATTGTGGCGGCGAGAATTGGCTTTCCATCAACAAgagggaagaagaagatgatgatgagttgATGAAGCCTGGACAGGATGAGGTCTGGAAAGCAATCCAAGCACAGAAGCAGCAGGGGGATGGTGATCATACCAATAATAAGGCGCCGCCAATACGATCAACTGTTTCCTGGAGCGCAATTCTCTTATCTGATGATCAAAAAGTTGTTCTTCAAGATTCACCGCCGCCTTATATCCACCCTCTCCTCAAAAAGTCATCTAGCTGTTGTTTGAGTAAACACAGCCTTCAGATTTGCACTGAGAGTCTTGGCTCAGAGACCGGCTCCGATTGTCTCTCTTCCCGCGATTCTGATCACATTCAAAATGAAGTTCAGGACAACAAACAAGctcatgaagaagaagaagatattttcaacCATGTAAAGATAAATTATAGCAAGAAATCACCATCCCCGCCATCATCTTTCCCTCCTCCGCTCCCTTCTCTGGCCAACTCAAGCGTTCAGCTGCGCTCTCATCGGCAAGGCAAAGGCGAAGGTGAAGTCGAAGGCAGCAGGTTGATTCTCGAAGCTGTTTCCATCCCTCAGCGCAACTACTTCCATGCTGAACGCTCCCACGGCAGGCTGCTCCTCACAGCCCTCACAAGCCCCAGCAGTTcacatgaagaagaagaagaagcagaagCTGGGGATGATGAAACTGAAGAATTCGAAATTCATAATAGCAGCAGTGATGaagagggggagggggaggggtcTGGCCACGCCACCATGCCATCGTTCAACAGCAACACCAACCACTTGTACTCCAACAGTGGTAGTAGTCGTAGTATTAGTATTGCAGAGTACAAGCAGCAGCAACAGGAGTTGTTGAGGAACTGCAAAGAAGCAAGGAGGAGGTCTCTACTAACGTGGGAGCCCCCTAATTACTGCATTGCCACCTCCTCCTAA